CATTGGTTTATAGTGACATCACAGATCAGTTTAGCACTAGACTAGAATACACGTAAGTTAGGTGACCTTACGGACTTATTTCTGATCCTATACTAGCATACAAGTCTTGTATCATTTTGATTCCAGAGAGATTTTTAACTCACAAACGAAATATTTgcgattcatttttttttcagagcAAGAATTGAACCAAAGTTCGTTTCATTATAAAAAGTTCTTGTTCAATATGAAGTTCAACAGAACAAGAGCTCgaaaaatttctataaaatgaaTGGTGAGTGATGATACCTGAAGTACAAACATGAAGATGTCGCGCAACATGTGCGGCACTTGTTGTGCAACAATTGTTTAGTAATAtgagaatacattttatatatcgTTAAATTTAACGACCATTTTCAATTACCAAACCCCTTCTCAAGGGGACCTCTGAAGCTTAACAACCAACAGACTTCAAAGCAGTGATACGGTCTGTTTTGATAATGTCCTATTGTATGATCGTTAAGAGATCCTTTAAGGTTGGTTAAACTGAAAATACATCTTATTTAGAGATAATGGTGTTAATTGTCACGGAATCGCTCAGTTTtaatgttatacaaatattgCAATTGTTATCGCGTAAATTCGATAATTTATGACGGGATTACACCCCGCACTCGTTTTGATAAAATACTTCGCAGTGTtcgtataaaatacattaaaatctaGTGGACTAGAATGGTTGGACCGCGTCTGTGGACCTGAGGCTTGTTtttgaacttttaaattttaaataacagcaAACTGGGtatttatgaaaacaatttttaattgtaatcgGACTACGTTTATGttacacatgatttttattttttatttttcgcattgcaattaaatataccacggtttttcttttttaaagaaaaaaacccagaaaaatatattaatattatcgaaATACAATGCTTCtgatatagtatattatttcaggatactaaaatataaagaaatgtgtaacgtaaaaacaaattttctcTAAGTCTTTCTATTTAACCGATTATAAAGGGACATTTCTTCAcagattacattattttattacacatatttgaaaattcatatgaaatattttatttcaggcGAAACATGTTTGTCAAACATTACAAAGAGTGTATTGAGATCATTGCGCCCAAAACAGCATTATTTATTCACTGTTTCACTAGATGTTAGcgagagaaaataaaattttacccaTTTGTGAATTTTCCTTTGATTGATTTGCAATCcttcaaaataaagtttttctttacaaaatatttaaattataatttatttttaacataaaaaatctatgaatCACATTGTTCACTACACAAACTATATTTTCTATCAAACAGGTTTAACCCGCGGGTAAAAACATCGCAAGTCCACGACGCGGCCCGcgtattattacaaaaatataatacctcACCGTGTGACGGTCCTCCCTTAGCTCACTAACAGGTTAGACGCCTAGTTTACACCTAATTTGTGGCAGTGTACGCTACTTGGACCACTCGATAGTGCTCCCGCGTTATCTTATCCACTACGGACGCGTGTCCGGAGACCTTGGCTTCCGCGAAACCGCACGCCCACGCGAACCGAAGCCCTAAAACTTTCGCGCAGCCCGCGGACTAGCACCGAGTATGTAGTTGTACGTGACTCCCTACATGTTTAGCATTGTTGACGGTACAGCAGTTGAGCATTGTCCACGGCAGCCCGCGACGGAAATAACGCGCTGACGAGATGTTagtgataaaaacaataacgACACGCGTAAACCTGAGCTAACATAAACACATTAAACACGTTATTTCTGGTGTTCTACACAGCACACATTTACACAACATGCAATATGGAAGCAATTTGGACAGCTGACCTGTCGCCGGATATACACAATACACACAGCTACACAGTACACACTACTGCCACAAATAAgtatatgcataatattatgtatgaaatacATGTAAGTACATAAGGACACGAGGGGCGGGTGAGATCGTatatagaaaaaacaaaatacagaaaatatacaataaactctatttaaacatgaaatttattaaagattaaaaaacatacagaaagtttgttttacacaaaataaaataggacGGTGCGCGGGCGCACCGGCGGCATAACATATTACATACTGCGACAGGTCGATATTGAGAGtccatataataaaacatatcataCGATACGATACGAGTACATACTACGCAGTACACATATATACGAGTAGTGTATCAGGTCTCAGGCAAGCAACTAAACTCACTGCTGTCAACTGTCAACGGTCAACGGTCATGTCGCGCTCCGGGCTCGGGGCTCTGGCCAATACAAAACTATATCAAAtcttacaaaaatacttatcaCACTACTCTGAGTGCCCGCCTGGCCCCGGCGGCCGGGCGGCACCCGCGCGGCGCGCGGccactacaaaaatattcatcgattGGAATGGTATCGTCCGGCACTCGGCACTCCCGCCCTCACTGGCCGCTCCTCTTCTGCGTCTTAAAGCTAACCGACAGGACCTGCCCGTTGAGCGTGTACCCGTTGAGCGCCTGGATGGCCATCGCGGCCTCGTCGTACTCACGCATGTTCACGAACGCGAACCCCTTGTTCTTCTTCGTCTCGGGGTCCTTGATCACCTTGATGGAGTCGATGGCGCCGTACGGGCCGAACAGCTGCCACAGCGCGAGCTCCTCCGTGTCCTCGCCGATGTTGTACACGTAGACGGTGGTCTGGTGCGGCGCGGGCGGAGCGCCCAGCAGCGGCACCGGGCTCGCCGGCGCGCCCAGCAGCGGCAGCGGCGTGTGGTTCGTCGCCGCCATCGGGTTGAACCGCTGCTGGCCCTTGTTGATGAACGGCAGCGCCTTGCCCGGCGAGGGCagcagcggcggcggcgaggcCTGCGGGAAGCCCGGCGCGAACGCGGCCCGCGCGCCGAACGCCGCGGACAGGTTGGTGCCGTTGAAGGCGGCGGGCGCGGTGCCGTTGAACACGGCGGCCGCCGCGCCGTTGTACGCGAGCGGCGCCGCCGGCACGCCGACGCTGACGCGCGCCGTCGGCCGCGGCGCATTCTTATTCGCATTGGGTTTATTGGCGAACTTGACCACGATGGCGCCGGAGCCGGGCAGCGGCGCTTGTCCGTTCATGTGTTTGATGGCCTCCTCGGCCTGCTGTCGGCTCTCGTAGCACACGAACCCGATGCCCTGCGAGACGCGGCTGTTTGTGATGGTGCCGAACTGGCCGAAGATCGCGTTGAGCCGCTCGAGCGTCATGTCGGGCGGCAGGTTACTGATGTACAGGTTGGACTCGGTATCGGGCTTGTGGCTCACCTTGTTCTCGGGGTTGAGTAGCGCGAATGACACTTTGAGCGTCTTGCCCTGCATGAGCAGTCCGTTGAAGGCGGCGCGCGCCTTCTCCGCGTCCTCGTGTTTCTCGTACTCGACGAACCCGTAGCCGCGGTTGGCGATCAGCTTGCAACTCTCGATCTTGCCCATCGCGGAGAACAGCGCGTACATCATGTCGCGCGTCATGAGCTCCGGTATGTAATTGACCATGAGTTTGGTCGGTGACACATTGCTGGTGGCGTCGCCGCCGCCATTCTCCAATTCGTTTTTTATCATTGTTCTTTTATTGTGAAAACTACACTACGTATAACAAAATACTACTAAAAATCACACCACTGGACGTTGGTCACTTCATTTGCGAACAGTAAAACGAACAAAGAACGAAAACAAAAAGTTCTGTGGCACTGAAACGACACGGCGTCGCCGGTTCACAAGTTCATCATCACACGAACCAGTTTGTTTTTGGAATGTTACCAGGATTCGCCCTTTTGTTTGGCACTTGTGACATGTGATTTATCGATGAATTATTACATTTCACTTCATGTATTCACGTTAATTGATCGACTTTAGatgatgtaaaaattaaatcgcACGTGTTTCGTTATTTGGTTtctgtcaaattaatatttttttataaatatgtgttCGCGTggcatatttttatgattttgtctATGGTATCGTTGTAAAACAAGAGTTTCACTGTGACATAAAGACGTATTTACACTAgttttttgtaaagaaattataaacaaatacgaCTAATAACATATAgtatatgcaaaaatattttattacattttcagtccattaataatttattttcgcaGTATTGaggtgataaaatatttttttgtataagatATGTATGCAAACCAGAGACAAGAAAAAGACGAATTTCAATACTATGCAacgattacatttttaaaaatggcaaCCCACACTTGCTTCTGTCGAGAAACAGCTGTTCTCCCAAAATTCGAGTCTGATTGGCTATCGTTAGAATTATTTATCTCTGTCACTTCAATGTTTTACGCTATAGTTGTCTTTTTCGTTCAGAATTTAGGAAAAACAAGTTACCGAATTTGTCTACCAACTTAAGCAAAAAATCTGTCATATTCGCGAAAagctattgttataatttaaattattattttggatttcataacagaaaaaatacaattttcataaagtaaacaatgtttttaacTAACGTTTTGTTGAAGAAAGCGAAAAGCAAGTGAGTTTTTGTTAAACCAAGTATCAGTTTATATAAcctaaaatatgattttatatactaagtatcaatattttttgttagatatatAATGGTTCTAATGGAGAGTGTTGCATCGGGACACCACCAAATGAGAATAAGGGAACGTTTGGCGGACAAACTGGAATTTGTACGATTCGACCCTTACAGTAAGTATTCAGTAGGGTCATAACCTAAAAAACATGACTGCCTCCTGAATTCCAACAACACAGGACTTATTTGGAGCATTAATTACTGAGTGTTCTTATTGTTTGAATAGAATGATTCTGATAGCACCGTCACCATTAGTTACAATAATTTCATACTGTAGTTCTGACCAAACTTTATGACCCAAAAGTCACTATGTTATGGAATTTGCAATGTTGCTTGTGATTATCATCAGAATAACTATAAAGGTTGACTACATTGAGCGTAATGGAATATTTCTAACCTAATCATTGAGCAGGACATTGtagtttacaaacatttttcctttgaagaacattaatttgttttattaattagattgaaattattttttttggatttgtttgtAGTTGCGAGTTGGTAGGACCtttataaaactgaataaaatttgaatatgtttattctaaatcttttttatatgaaaatacagACAAATGTAATTTGTCACatcaatacaatttattcaGTTAGTTTATGAGTTGAATCTTTTTTTCAAgactgtgtaattttttttattaaagattttacacaatttgtatttttacatagtaaacta
The nucleotide sequence above comes from Manduca sexta isolate Smith_Timp_Sample1 chromosome 11, JHU_Msex_v1.0, whole genome shotgun sequence. Encoded proteins:
- the LOC115451386 gene encoding ELAV-like protein 1, encoding MIKNELENGGGDATSNVSPTKLMVNYIPELMTRDMMYALFSAMGKIESCKLIANRGYGFVEYEKHEDAEKARAAFNGLLMQGKTLKVSFALLNPENKVSHKPDTESNLYISNLPPDMTLERLNAIFGQFGTITNSRVSQGIGFVCYESRQQAEEAIKHMNGQAPLPGSGAIVVKFANKPNANKNAPRPTARVSVGVPAAPLAYNGAAAAVFNGTAPAAFNGTNLSAAFGARAAFAPGFPQASPPPLLPSPGKALPFINKGQQRFNPMAATNHTPLPLLGAPASPVPLLGAPPAPHQTTVYVYNIGEDTEELALWQLFGPYGAIDSIKVIKDPETKKNKGFAFVNMREYDEAAMAIQALNGYTLNGQVLSVSFKTQKRSGQ
- the LOC115451387 gene encoding 39S ribosomal protein L33, mitochondrial, whose product is MFLTNVLLKKAKSKYIMVLMESVASGHHQMRIRERLADKLEFVRFDPYIQQESLYRERKKIRSMKSTWTPKTYN